One stretch of Pseudomonas fragi DNA includes these proteins:
- a CDS encoding neutral zinc metallopeptidase: MLWKKGRRSDNVEDVRDQSTGGGGGMRIGGGKGLSLMAVVVIVGIGLLTGQDPMQILGQLSGQLTDQSSPQVTQPAGRAPAANDEQADFVRAILGDTEDTWRQVFQQAGRSYKDPTLVLFRGQINSACGFATAASGPFYCPADQKVYLDMSFFQEMAQRFKAAGDFAQAYVIAHEVGHHVQTLLGVSSKMQMARQQGKRMEGDGGLLVRQELQADCLAGVWANLAQKRHNWLEAGDIESALNAANAIGDDRLQQQSQGRVMPDSFTHGTSAQRVKWFKTGFALGNINQCDTFSAAKL, encoded by the coding sequence ATGCTTTGGAAAAAAGGCCGACGTAGCGATAACGTCGAAGACGTCCGCGATCAAAGCACTGGCGGTGGCGGCGGTATGCGGATTGGCGGCGGCAAAGGGCTGAGTTTGATGGCCGTGGTGGTGATTGTCGGCATCGGTTTGTTAACCGGGCAGGATCCCATGCAGATTCTCGGACAGTTAAGCGGCCAGCTCACCGATCAATCTTCCCCCCAAGTTACCCAGCCCGCTGGTCGCGCACCGGCGGCCAATGACGAGCAGGCCGATTTTGTGCGGGCGATACTGGGCGACACCGAAGACACCTGGCGCCAAGTGTTTCAGCAAGCCGGGCGTAGCTATAAAGACCCGACCCTGGTGCTGTTTCGTGGCCAGATCAATTCGGCCTGCGGCTTTGCAACAGCTGCCAGCGGGCCGTTTTATTGCCCGGCCGACCAAAAGGTCTATCTGGATATGAGCTTCTTCCAGGAAATGGCTCAGCGCTTCAAGGCTGCTGGCGATTTTGCCCAGGCCTATGTAATCGCCCATGAGGTTGGCCATCATGTGCAGACCTTGCTGGGTGTGTCGTCGAAAATGCAGATGGCCCGCCAACAGGGCAAGCGCATGGAAGGCGATGGCGGCTTGCTGGTGCGTCAGGAGTTGCAGGCCGACTGCCTGGCCGGGGTGTGGGCCAACCTGGCGCAAAAACGTCACAATTGGCTGGAAGCAGGCGATATAGAATCGGCCTTGAACGCCGCCAACGCCATTGGCGATGATCGCCTGCAACAGCAAAGCCAGGGCCGTGTGATGCCGGACTCCTTTACCCACGGCACTTCTGCGCAGCGGGTCAAGTGGTTCAAGACCGGCTTTGCCCTGGGCAATATCAATCAGTGCGACACCTTCTCGGCAGCGAAACTGTAA
- a CDS encoding DMT family transporter yields MTLPTPLSGVNQPLKGILLIVTATALFSSHDALSKYLSGFYPVVMVVWARYLVHTVLMAGIFLPQSGLRVLRSKRPLLQVLRAICLLGSGLFFTYGLLFIPLAENTAVNFLAPLLVAALSGPLLGETVTRGQWLAVVCGFIGVVIIIHPGGELFTPAVLLPMAAALCFSCYQILTRKLSAYDSPTTSNFFAGLFNVLVMSALVPFFWQTPTLTHGLQMLALGSLGMTAHLLLTQSFRVAAPALLAPFSYCQIVFSGILGWLLFDHTPDLASRVGIAIICASGLAAAWQQRRGRT; encoded by the coding sequence ATGACATTACCCACACCCCTTTCAGGGGTGAACCAACCCTTGAAGGGCATCTTGCTGATTGTTACGGCCACAGCGCTGTTCTCCAGCCACGATGCGCTGTCCAAGTACCTCAGTGGTTTTTACCCGGTGGTGATGGTGGTGTGGGCACGTTACCTGGTGCATACCGTACTGATGGCGGGGATCTTTCTGCCTCAGTCGGGTTTGCGTGTATTGCGCAGTAAACGGCCTTTGCTTCAGGTGTTACGGGCTATCTGCCTGCTGGGCTCGGGGCTGTTTTTCACCTACGGTTTGCTGTTTATCCCGTTGGCTGAGAATACCGCGGTCAACTTTCTGGCACCGCTGCTGGTGGCGGCCTTGTCCGGGCCGTTGCTGGGCGAGACGGTGACGCGCGGGCAATGGCTGGCCGTGGTGTGCGGGTTTATCGGGGTGGTGATCATCATCCACCCGGGCGGCGAACTGTTTACCCCTGCGGTGTTATTACCGATGGCGGCGGCGTTGTGTTTTAGCTGCTATCAAATCCTCACGCGCAAACTCAGCGCCTACGACAGCCCCACCACCAGCAATTTTTTTGCCGGGTTGTTCAATGTGCTGGTGATGAGTGCGCTGGTGCCTTTTTTCTGGCAAACGCCAACCCTGACCCACGGCCTGCAGATGCTGGCATTGGGCAGCCTGGGCATGACCGCACACTTGCTGCTGACCCAATCATTTCGCGTTGCCGCGCCGGCATTGCTGGCGCCGTTCAGCTACTGCCAGATCGTGTTTTCGGGGATATTGGGCTGGTTGCTTTTTGACCACACACCGGATCTGGCCAGCCGGGTCGGTATTGCGATTATCTGTGCCAGCGGGTTGGCGGCGGCGTGGCAGCAAAGACGCGGGCGCACATAA
- the pcaQ gene encoding pca operon transcription factor PcaQ, with translation MNIDTRIKYRHLVCFLEMARQGSLARAADVLAVSQPAMSKTLKELEELLTVSLFVRSKSGVTLTEAGVAFLRYATPSVQALREGVNALRGGEYVGGTVRLGVLSTVESLLIPELVQRLHARHSSLVVSVVTGPSAYLLSQLRVGDVDLVVGRMTDSPEIQGMNFEHLYSESMTLVVRADHPLTRGPLDRSQLEHYPLVVPLANTTIRAFADSLFVQCGISQSRQRLETLSITLSRRYVLRNDAVWIAPLDAVRLDLASGELQEIDLGQREPGGSIGICSNAHVPMSVAAQGCVEVLRELGQAYGEGIYP, from the coding sequence GTGAATATCGATACCCGTATCAAGTACCGTCACCTCGTGTGCTTTCTGGAGATGGCGCGCCAGGGCAGTCTGGCGCGGGCGGCGGATGTGCTGGCGGTCAGCCAGCCGGCGATGTCAAAAACCCTCAAGGAGCTTGAGGAATTATTGACCGTCAGCCTGTTTGTGCGCAGTAAAAGCGGGGTCACCCTGACCGAGGCCGGGGTTGCCTTTCTGCGTTATGCGACACCTTCGGTGCAGGCCTTGCGTGAAGGCGTGAATGCCCTGCGGGGTGGCGAATACGTGGGCGGTACGGTGCGTCTGGGAGTGTTGTCGACGGTAGAAAGCCTGCTGATACCCGAGTTGGTGCAGCGCCTGCACGCCAGGCATTCGTCGCTGGTGGTGAGCGTGGTGACCGGGCCCAGCGCCTATCTGTTATCGCAGTTGCGTGTAGGTGATGTGGATTTGGTAGTGGGGCGCATGACCGACAGCCCGGAAATTCAGGGTATGAATTTTGAACACCTCTACAGCGAATCCATGACCCTGGTGGTGCGCGCAGATCACCCCCTGACCCGGGGGCCACTGGACCGCAGCCAACTGGAGCACTACCCGTTGGTTGTGCCGTTGGCCAACACCACCATTCGCGCCTTCGCCGACAGCCTGTTTGTGCAGTGCGGCATCAGCCAGTCCCGCCAGCGCCTGGAAACCCTGTCGATCACCCTCAGCCGACGTTATGTGCTGCGCAACGATGCGGTGTGGATCGCCCCGCTGGATGCCGTGCGCCTGGACCTGGCCAGTGGCGAGCTGCAAGAGATCGACCTGGGCCAGCGCGAACCGGGTGGTTCGATCGGCATTTGCAGCAATGCCCATGTGCCCATGTCCGTGGCGGCCCAGGGCTGTGTCGAGGTTTTGCGTGAATTGGGTCAGGCTTACGGCGAAGGTATTTATCCATAA
- the pcaH gene encoding protocatechuate 3,4-dioxygenase subunit beta, which produces MSDADSRRFIIRDRNWHPKALTPDYKTSIARSPRQALVSIPQSVSETSGPDFSHLKFGKFDNDLLLNFNNGGLPIGERIILAGRVRDQYGKPIPHTLVEIWQANAGGRYRHKNDRYLAPLDPNFGGVGRTLTDSEGYYSFRTVKPGPYPWRNGPNDWRPAHIHVSISGPSIATRLITQLYFEGDPMIPMCPIVKSITNADAVQSLIARLDMGAANPMDCLAYRFDIVLRGQRQTHFENC; this is translated from the coding sequence ATGTCTGATGCAGACAGCCGGCGCTTTATCATCCGTGACCGCAACTGGCACCCCAAAGCCCTGACCCCCGACTACAAGACCTCCATTGCCCGCTCCCCGCGCCAGGCGCTGGTGAGTATTCCGCAATCGGTCAGCGAAACCAGCGGGCCTGACTTTTCCCACTTGAAATTCGGCAAATTCGACAACGACCTGCTGCTTAATTTCAACAATGGCGGTTTGCCGATAGGCGAGCGGATCATCCTGGCAGGTCGCGTGCGCGATCAATACGGCAAGCCGATTCCTCATACCTTGGTGGAAATCTGGCAGGCCAACGCAGGCGGTCGCTATCGTCACAAGAACGACCGCTACCTGGCGCCGCTGGACCCAAACTTCGGCGGCGTGGGCCGAACCCTGACTGACAGTGAGGGGTATTACAGCTTTCGCACCGTCAAACCTGGGCCTTATCCTTGGCGTAACGGGCCTAATGACTGGCGCCCGGCGCATATCCACGTCTCCATCAGTGGCCCCTCGATTGCCACGCGCCTGATTACCCAGCTGTACTTCGAAGGTGATCCGATGATCCCCATGTGCCCGATCGTCAAATCGATTACCAACGCCGATGCCGTGCAGAGCCTGATTGCCCGGTTGGACATGGGCGCGGCCAATCCGATGGATTGTCTGGCCTATCGTTTTGACATTGTGCTGCGTGGTCAGCGCCAGACCCACTTCGAAAACTGCTGA
- the pcaG gene encoding protocatechuate 3,4-dioxygenase subunit alpha, whose protein sequence is MPIELLPETPSQTAGPYVHIGLALAAAGNPSRPEEIWSEMARPDAEGEHIVLFGNVYDGNGHLVRDSFLELWQADHKGVYDENFDSEKAFNSFGRTATTFDAGEWTLNTIKPGVVNNAAGVPMAPHINVSLFARGINIHLQTRLYFSDEPEANAKCPVLNLIEQSQRRETLIAQRCEVNGKTAYRFDIRIQGEGETVFFDF, encoded by the coding sequence ATGCCTATCGAACTGCTACCGGAAACCCCATCGCAAACTGCCGGCCCCTATGTGCATATCGGCCTGGCGCTGGCTGCGGCCGGCAATCCGTCGCGTCCAGAGGAAATTTGGAGCGAAATGGCCAGGCCCGATGCCGAGGGCGAGCATATTGTGCTGTTTGGCAACGTTTACGACGGTAATGGCCACTTGGTGCGCGACTCGTTTCTGGAACTGTGGCAAGCCGACCATAAAGGGGTCTATGACGAAAATTTCGACTCGGAAAAAGCTTTTAACAGCTTTGGCCGCACCGCCACCACCTTCGATGCGGGTGAGTGGACACTCAATACGATCAAGCCGGGCGTGGTGAACAACGCAGCTGGCGTGCCAATGGCGCCGCATATCAACGTGTCGCTGTTTGCCCGGGGTATCAACATCCATTTGCAAACGCGGCTGTATTTCAGCGATGAGCCAGAAGCCAATGCAAAATGCCCGGTGCTCAACCTGATCGAACAGTCGCAACGGCGTGAAACCCTGATCGCCCAGCGTTGCGAAGTAAATGGCAAAACGGCCTATCGGTTTGACATCCGCATTCAGGGCGAAGGCGAGACGGTGTTCTTCGACTTTTAA
- a CDS encoding PDDEXK nuclease domain-containing protein, whose amino-acid sequence MQLIDQARQYTARAINTALIELYWQVGQYVSQKTASAGWGKATVLELATYIQRTQPGIRGFSSQNIWRMRQFFEAYRSEPHLSTLLRELPWSSNLHILTRAKHPDERAFYLRKAVEQRWSVREVARQMDNHLFVRTQLVPAKVSTALREIHPLATQYLRDMYFFEFLGLTNDHSESDLHQGLIKHLGRFLTELGSDFCYVGSEYPIQVGGQDFALDLLFFHRSLNCLLAIELKVTRFEPEHLGKLNFYLEALDQGHRKAHENPAIGVLLCASKDNEVVEYALNRSLSPALIAEYQTRLPDKKLLQAKLHEFYLQNVPVDDA is encoded by the coding sequence GTGCAACTGATTGACCAGGCCCGCCAGTACACAGCCAGAGCCATTAACACAGCGCTTATCGAGTTGTATTGGCAAGTTGGCCAATACGTAAGCCAGAAAACTGCGAGTGCTGGCTGGGGCAAAGCGACGGTTCTAGAGCTGGCCACTTACATTCAGCGTACACAGCCCGGTATCAGAGGGTTTTCTTCGCAGAATATCTGGAGAATGCGGCAATTTTTCGAGGCTTATCGAAGTGAGCCACATCTCTCAACACTGTTGAGAGAATTGCCATGGTCATCGAATCTGCACATTTTGACTCGCGCAAAACACCCTGATGAGCGCGCTTTTTATTTGCGCAAAGCGGTTGAGCAACGCTGGTCAGTCCGCGAGGTTGCACGACAGATGGATAACCATCTGTTTGTGCGAACCCAGCTCGTACCTGCAAAAGTATCGACAGCGTTGAGAGAAATTCATCCACTGGCGACCCAGTACCTCAGGGATATGTATTTTTTTGAGTTCCTGGGGTTGACCAACGATCATTCAGAGTCCGACCTTCACCAGGGACTGATTAAACATCTTGGCCGCTTCCTGACCGAGCTTGGCAGTGATTTTTGCTATGTGGGTTCTGAGTATCCGATCCAGGTTGGCGGGCAGGACTTTGCATTGGATCTGCTGTTTTTTCACCGCAGCCTCAATTGCCTGCTGGCGATCGAACTGAAGGTGACGCGCTTCGAACCCGAACACCTGGGCAAGCTCAACTTCTACCTCGAAGCCCTGGATCAGGGCCACCGCAAGGCTCACGAAAACCCGGCAATCGGTGTTTTACTGTGTGCCAGCAAAGACAATGAAGTGGTTGAATACGCGCTTAACCGTTCCCTGTCTCCCGCTTTGATCGCTGAGTATCAGACCAGGCTGCCGGACAAGAAGTTATTGCAAGCCAAGCTGCACGAGTTTTATCTGCAGAACGTTCCCGTTGATGATGCGTGA
- a CDS encoding MFS transporter, translating into MVPSPTARTTSAHAPGAGIGDKIRGTLATGKTRWGMLALVFFATTLNFIDRAALGVMQPILAKEMSWTAMDYANINFWFQVGYAIGFVLQGRLIDRVGVKRVFFCAVLLWSLATGAHGLATSAVGFMICRFILGITEAANYPACVKTTRLWFPASERAVASGIFNAGTNVGAMFTPMMLPLVLHVWGWQAAFLCMAALGGIWLIFWGLKYYNPEEHPTVTKAELDYIQQEKEPEQTTVSFGTILKMRGTWAFALSYAMTAPVFWFYLYWLPPFLNQQYNLGISVTQMGIPLIIIYITADFGSVGGGILSSVLIKRGMAAVKARLVSMLLCAISIIGVVMAAGSSELWVAVGAIALALGAHQAWTANVWSMVMDYTPKHMMGTVFGFGGMCAAIGGMFMTQFVGYVLTVTNNNYTLLFTMIPAMYFIALVWMYFMAPRKIPQV; encoded by the coding sequence ATGGTCCCTTCTCCGACTGCACGCACCACTTCTGCCCACGCTCCAGGCGCAGGAATCGGTGACAAGATTCGCGGCACCCTGGCGACTGGCAAAACCCGTTGGGGCATGCTCGCACTGGTGTTCTTCGCTACCACCCTCAACTTTATCGACCGCGCCGCCCTGGGCGTGATGCAGCCGATCCTGGCCAAGGAAATGAGCTGGACGGCGATGGACTACGCCAACATCAACTTCTGGTTTCAGGTGGGCTACGCCATCGGCTTCGTGCTGCAAGGCCGCCTGATCGACCGGGTCGGGGTCAAGCGTGTGTTCTTCTGCGCCGTATTGCTGTGGAGCCTGGCCACCGGCGCGCACGGCCTGGCCACTTCGGCGGTGGGCTTTATGATCTGCCGCTTTATCCTGGGCATCACCGAAGCCGCCAATTACCCGGCCTGCGTAAAAACCACACGCCTGTGGTTCCCGGCCAGCGAGCGCGCCGTGGCCAGCGGCATCTTCAACGCCGGCACCAACGTGGGCGCCATGTTCACGCCAATGATGTTGCCTCTGGTACTGCATGTGTGGGGCTGGCAGGCGGCCTTTTTGTGCATGGCGGCACTGGGCGGTATCTGGCTGATCTTCTGGGGTTTGAAGTACTACAACCCGGAAGAGCACCCGACCGTCACCAAGGCCGAGCTGGACTACATCCAGCAAGAGAAAGAGCCTGAGCAAACCACCGTCTCTTTCGGCACCATCCTCAAGATGCGCGGCACCTGGGCCTTCGCCTTGTCCTACGCCATGACGGCACCGGTGTTCTGGTTCTATCTGTACTGGCTGCCGCCGTTCCTGAATCAGCAATACAACCTGGGCATCAGCGTGACGCAAATGGGTATCCCGCTGATCATCATCTACATCACCGCCGACTTCGGCAGCGTGGGCGGCGGGATCCTGTCTTCGGTACTGATCAAGCGCGGCATGGCGGCGGTCAAGGCGCGCCTGGTGTCGATGCTGTTGTGTGCCATCAGCATCATCGGCGTGGTCATGGCCGCTGGCTCCAGCGAGCTGTGGGTCGCCGTAGGTGCCATCGCCCTGGCCCTGGGTGCGCACCAGGCCTGGACGGCCAACGTGTGGAGCATGGTAATGGACTACACGCCCAAGCACATGATGGGCACCGTGTTCGGCTTTGGCGGCATGTGCGCCGCAATAGGCGGGATGTTTATGACCCAATTTGTGGGCTATGTGCTGACCGTCACCAACAATAACTACACCTTGCTGTTCACCATGATTCCAGCGATGTACTTCATTGCGTTAGTGTGGATGTACTTCATGGCACCGCGAAAAATCCCACAGGTTTAA